One candidate division KSB1 bacterium genomic region harbors:
- a CDS encoding T9SS type A sorting domain-containing protein — protein MGRLLLRSLSFFCSALLASSVFGLERKYQPVILTGNHFVEMIGIPIDNLVLMNYKSASNSWHGIPFQIDQITDGSYFGFHSGILSEPDELVFLAKDLADEAPDSSWPNLNNTTIAGRYKIEMEDPLTNSNEEKGVIYLVLVLDPLSLSIQDFVSPDQTNDRIVSRFFEMGFNQDNGLPEDLQITQDNGGDNLDFLDRLKIHIAGQVNLAGFGNIPINLDEESGIVKFDSSGFENPRYLDGPVRVIRDLFITLQIPLGGFGNIPLPGIFGFRMQFFPYSMVIKLENLDFSILSDLNGQLNSIRVSFDHNIHATGMTFLNASNTLTIDGNVDSNVDLSLSVPGFNWNMATGNPGSIFTNIFVPALGDEQLLYYHDDKNGGSADETDDSGDGVSYGDAGFMARGSITSGSFDLFSTSYFLPANQTRMQAEQLFAWEQNPLQLTQTVYETQTTDVTNEPIPVRFFLLKVYPNPYLLRDSTALTLQFSLIERDEITLSLVNALGQIIAQKESKSLSIGKHQIDWDLRQLTEISLPTGLYWIVAQGQSSRQTQKILLLR, from the coding sequence GTGGGTAGATTGCTTTTAAGGTCTCTTTCGTTTTTCTGCAGCGCTCTTTTGGCTAGTTCAGTTTTCGGCCTTGAACGCAAATACCAACCGGTAATTCTAACCGGAAACCATTTTGTTGAAATGATCGGGATACCCATTGACAACCTGGTACTAATGAATTACAAAAGCGCTTCAAACAGTTGGCATGGTATTCCGTTTCAAATTGATCAAATCACAGACGGATCTTATTTTGGGTTTCATTCAGGTATTCTCTCGGAGCCGGATGAATTGGTTTTTTTAGCAAAAGATTTAGCGGATGAAGCGCCGGATTCCAGCTGGCCAAATTTAAATAATACGACGATAGCCGGACGTTATAAAATCGAGATGGAAGATCCATTAACAAATAGTAATGAAGAAAAAGGGGTGATATATTTAGTTTTAGTATTGGATCCCCTTTCACTCTCAATCCAGGATTTCGTATCGCCTGACCAGACCAATGACAGAATCGTCTCACGGTTTTTTGAAATGGGATTCAACCAAGACAACGGCTTGCCTGAGGATTTGCAGATCACCCAGGATAATGGCGGAGACAACCTGGATTTTCTGGATCGACTTAAAATACATATCGCCGGCCAAGTCAATCTTGCTGGGTTTGGAAATATTCCCATTAATCTTGATGAGGAATCCGGGATTGTGAAATTTGATAGTTCAGGTTTCGAAAATCCCAGGTATTTGGACGGACCGGTTCGCGTCATTCGCGATCTTTTCATCACATTGCAAATCCCATTAGGAGGATTTGGCAATATTCCCTTGCCAGGGATTTTTGGATTCAGAATGCAATTTTTCCCCTATTCAATGGTGATCAAATTAGAAAACCTGGATTTCAGTATTTTATCCGATTTAAACGGACAGTTAAATTCAATCCGCGTTTCATTCGATCATAATATCCATGCTACCGGTATGACTTTTTTGAATGCATCCAATACATTAACCATTGACGGCAATGTGGATAGTAACGTTGATTTATCTCTTTCTGTGCCTGGATTTAACTGGAATATGGCAACCGGTAATCCGGGTAGCATTTTTACGAATATCTTTGTTCCTGCTTTAGGTGATGAACAGCTTCTCTATTACCACGATGATAAAAATGGCGGCAGTGCTGACGAAACTGATGATAGCGGGGATGGCGTTTCTTATGGAGATGCAGGTTTTATGGCTCGGGGGTCTATTACTTCTGGTTCATTCGATTTATTTTCAACTTCATATTTTCTGCCCGCAAATCAAACCAGAATGCAAGCTGAGCAACTTTTTGCCTGGGAACAAAATCCACTTCAGCTTACACAAACCGTTTATGAAACCCAAACAACCGATGTAACAAATGAGCCTATTCCGGTTCGGTTTTTTTTATTGAAGGTCTACCCCAATCCTTATTTATTGCGGGACAGCACCGCGCTAACGCTGCAATTCAGTTTGATCGAAAGAGATGAAATAACTCTATCATTGGTGAATGCCTTAGGACAGATCATCGCACAAAAGGAATCCAAGTCTCTTTCTATCGGCAAGCACCAAATAGATTGGGATCTTCGGCAACTCACTGAAATTAGTCTTCCAACAGGTTTATATTGGATTGTGGCCCAGGGACAATCTTCCAGGCAGACTCAAAAGATACTCCTTTTGCGGTGA
- a CDS encoding Glu/Leu/Phe/Val dehydrogenase, giving the protein MSSGETLNPFAIAQKQLDEAAERLGLDKGTQEFLRWPMREFKVTLPVRMDDGTVKVFHGYRVQYNNSRGPTKGGLRWHPDETIDTVRALAAWMTWKTAVVDIPLGGAKGGVTCNPKEMSETEKEKLARAYIRQVGRILGVTKDVPAPDVYTTPQIMAWMMDEYETIEKENHPGVITGKPISVGGSQGRMDATARGGVYIVREASKIKGIDPAKAKYAVQGFGNAGQFAATLHKEILGGGKLVAVSDSTGGVFNPEGFDPQEMVDYKLNNGKVSGFPGSEPISNDDLLELNVDILYPAALENVITSANAERIKAKITCELANGPTTPEADEILFKNDVFVLPDLLANAGGVTVSYFEQVQNSYNFYWELEDIHKMLDTKITKAFNAVYDMYKKHKVNMRVAAYMVAVSRVAEACKVRGWV; this is encoded by the coding sequence ATGTCAAGTGGAGAAACTTTAAATCCCTTTGCAATTGCTCAAAAACAACTAGATGAAGCAGCAGAAAGATTGGGGTTGGACAAGGGCACGCAAGAATTTTTACGATGGCCGATGAGAGAATTCAAAGTAACATTGCCGGTAAGGATGGATGATGGCACTGTTAAGGTATTTCATGGATATAGGGTACAATATAACAATTCAAGAGGACCAACGAAAGGTGGTTTACGCTGGCATCCTGACGAGACGATTGATACGGTTCGTGCACTCGCTGCGTGGATGACCTGGAAAACAGCCGTTGTGGATATTCCTCTTGGCGGCGCTAAAGGCGGAGTGACTTGTAATCCTAAAGAAATGTCGGAAACGGAAAAAGAAAAACTTGCCAGGGCTTACATTCGCCAGGTTGGCCGGATCCTAGGCGTTACCAAAGACGTTCCGGCGCCGGATGTATATACCACACCTCAGATCATGGCATGGATGATGGATGAGTATGAAACCATCGAAAAAGAGAATCACCCTGGTGTGATTACCGGCAAACCGATTTCGGTGGGCGGCTCCCAGGGCCGTATGGATGCAACTGCTCGCGGCGGAGTATATATCGTTAGAGAAGCCAGTAAGATTAAAGGTATCGATCCGGCAAAGGCGAAATACGCTGTTCAAGGTTTTGGCAATGCCGGTCAATTTGCCGCAACACTGCATAAAGAAATTCTTGGCGGCGGGAAATTGGTCGCGGTTTCGGATTCAACCGGCGGTGTCTTTAATCCCGAGGGCTTCGATCCTCAGGAAATGGTTGACTATAAGTTAAACAATGGCAAAGTATCCGGATTCCCAGGTTCCGAGCCTATTTCAAATGATGACCTCCTTGAGTTGAATGTCGATATTCTCTATCCAGCGGCACTGGAAAACGTAATCACTTCTGCAAACGCGGAACGCATTAAAGCAAAAATTACTTGCGAACTTGCAAATGGACCAACAACCCCGGAAGCGGATGAAATTCTCTTTAAAAATGACGTATTTGTCTTGCCTGATTTACTAGCAAACGCTGGCGGTGTTACTGTTTCTTATTTTGAGCAGGTTCAAAACAGCTATAATTTTTATTGGGAACTGGAAGACATCCACAAGATGTTGGATACCAAAATAACCAAAGCCTTTAATGCTGTATACGACATGTATAAAAAGCACAAAGTCAATATGCGAGTTGCCGCTTATATGGTTGCTGTTTCAAGGGTAGCTGAAGCTTGCAAGGTGAGAGGGTGGGTTTAG